A stretch of the Sulfuritortus calidifontis genome encodes the following:
- a CDS encoding DUF2863 family protein, producing MKRRRLYTRHRLSRDAERLAWLATGLADSGSRAEDAFWEGELTVLIDKLLQANDEEAFNQALDRLYETHSRAYDELADLIEAGAETSRFDVDGEPHAGLLLALPVLAWSRYAIPTRSLPKNALSGLRAHLAAHVLADGCRFALIDYLFSPDQLPRGYGETRRLAAELWPSALQNRDYNIEAKKMPETAAFVSDVRYILAAVSVPVGRPLFRWNEPDGDREKALAQWREQGAPNLQSVMAGCAYELLLPDAYFAAWRQADREIRPYSLRAAVAYLQTVLGTPAGLLRAVIAPFYDRWLVEYRIGFALSGSDDLVHGVVWPLLGTEEETGETPAEIERILREAGVGEVILHSQRFPLEYCDDCGAPLYPNPEGESVHAEMPEGEEGPPAHLH from the coding sequence ATGAAACGCAGACGTCTCTATACCCGCCACCGCCTGAGCCGCGACGCCGAGCGCCTGGCCTGGCTGGCCACCGGCCTGGCCGATTCCGGCAGCCGGGCCGAGGATGCCTTCTGGGAGGGCGAACTCACCGTCCTGATCGACAAGCTCTTGCAGGCGAACGACGAGGAGGCCTTCAACCAGGCCCTCGACCGCCTGTACGAGACCCATTCCCGCGCCTACGACGAACTGGCCGACCTGATCGAGGCCGGGGCCGAGACCAGCCGCTTCGACGTCGACGGCGAGCCGCATGCCGGCCTGCTGCTGGCCCTGCCCGTCCTGGCCTGGTCGCGCTACGCCATCCCCACCCGCAGCCTGCCGAAGAACGCCCTGTCCGGCCTGCGCGCCCACCTGGCGGCGCATGTGCTGGCCGACGGCTGCCGTTTCGCCCTGATCGACTACCTGTTCAGCCCCGACCAGCTGCCGCGCGGCTACGGCGAGACGCGCCGTCTTGCCGCCGAACTGTGGCCCTCGGCCCTGCAAAACCGCGACTACAACATCGAGGCCAAGAAGATGCCGGAGACCGCCGCCTTCGTCTCCGACGTGCGCTACATCCTCGCCGCCGTGAGCGTGCCGGTCGGCCGACCCCTGTTCCGCTGGAACGAGCCGGACGGCGACCGGGAGAAGGCCCTGGCCCAGTGGCGCGAGCAGGGCGCCCCCAACCTGCAGTCGGTCATGGCCGGCTGCGCCTATGAACTGCTGTTGCCCGATGCCTACTTCGCCGCCTGGCGCCAGGCCGACCGCGAGATCCGACCCTATTCCCTGCGCGCCGCCGTGGCCTATCTGCAGACCGTGCTCGGTACCCCGGCCGGTCTGCTGCGCGCGGTGATCGCCCCCTTCTACGACCGCTGGCTGGTCGAATACCGCATCGGCTTCGCCCTCAGCGGCTCGGACGACCTGGTGCACGGCGTGGTCTGGCCCCTGCTCGGCACCGAAGAGGAGACCGGCGAGACCCCGGCCGAGATCGAGCGCATCCTGCGCGAGGCCGGGGTCGGCGAGGTCATCCTGCACAGCCAGCGCTTTCCCCTGGAATATTGCGACGACTGCGGCGCGCCGCTCTACCCCAACCCCGAGGGCGAGAGCGTCCACGCCGAAATGCCCGAGGGCGAGGAAGGCCCGCCGGCGCATCTGCATTGA
- a CDS encoding uracil-DNA glycosylase has translation MKPIMFDPNCTACPRLADFLADCRASRPDYYGRPVPPFGAAKPRLLIVGLAPGYHGANRSGRPFTGDYAGVLLYQTLHAFGYASRPESTAADDGLELIGCRITNAVKCVPPENKPTPDEIRRCNGYLKAELEALPKGAAILALGQIAHGAVLRALGLKLKDYPFGHAAVHQLPSPSGRGVGGEGKPRGEGKAEDAGTPLRLYDSYHCSRYNTQTRRLTPEMFQAVFAQIRKDREEA, from the coding sequence ATGAAACCAATCATGTTCGACCCCAACTGCACCGCCTGCCCACGCCTGGCCGACTTCCTGGCCGACTGCCGCGCCAGCCGGCCCGACTACTACGGCCGGCCGGTGCCGCCCTTCGGCGCGGCCAAGCCCCGCCTGCTCATCGTCGGCCTCGCCCCCGGCTACCATGGCGCCAACCGCAGCGGCCGCCCCTTCACCGGCGACTATGCCGGGGTGCTGCTGTACCAGACCCTGCACGCATTCGGCTACGCCAGCCGGCCCGAATCGACCGCGGCCGACGACGGCCTGGAGCTCATCGGCTGCCGCATCACCAACGCGGTGAAATGCGTGCCGCCGGAGAACAAGCCCACCCCGGACGAGATCAGGCGCTGCAATGGATATCTAAAAGCGGAACTGGAAGCGCTGCCCAAGGGCGCCGCGATCCTGGCCCTGGGCCAGATCGCCCACGGCGCCGTGCTGCGCGCGCTGGGCCTGAAGCTGAAGGATTACCCCTTCGGCCACGCCGCCGTCCATCAACTCCCCTCTCCCTCCGGGAGAGGGGTCGGGGGTGAGGGAAAACCCCGGGGTGAGGGAAAAGCTGAGGACGCAGGCACCCCCCTCCGCCTCTACGACAGTTACCACTGCAGCCGCTACAACACCCAAACCCGCCGGCTCACGCCCGAGATGTTCCAGGCCGTGTTCGCCCAGATTCGCAAAGACCGAGAGGAGGCCTGA
- a CDS encoding tautomerase family protein, which produces MPVVTIKLAGTFSREQKKQIAEEITDTLERVGGKPRRYTYIAFEELPDENWAIAGELLDEE; this is translated from the coding sequence ATGCCCGTCGTCACCATCAAGCTCGCCGGCACCTTCAGCCGGGAACAGAAAAAACAGATCGCCGAGGAGATCACCGACACCCTGGAGCGGGTCGGCGGCAAGCCCCGGCGCTACACCTACATCGCCTTCGAGGAACTGCCGGACGAGAATTGGGCGATTGCGGGGGAGTTGCTCGACGAAGAATAG
- a CDS encoding type II toxin-antitoxin system CcdA family antitoxin produces MRAGQNPHALKKAANLSIRADLLRQAKDLDIHLSATLEQALAEAVRQKLRQRWLAENKAAIEAYNEHIETHGVFSDGLRGF; encoded by the coding sequence ATGCGCGCCGGCCAGAATCCTCATGCCCTGAAAAAGGCGGCAAACCTCAGCATCCGCGCCGACCTGCTGAGGCAGGCCAAAGACCTGGATATCCACCTCTCGGCCACACTGGAGCAGGCCCTGGCCGAGGCCGTCAGGCAAAAACTGCGGCAACGCTGGCTGGCCGAGAACAAGGCCGCCATCGAGGCCTACAACGAGCATATCGAAACCCACGGCGTATTCAGCGACGGCCTGC